A DNA window from Salvelinus fontinalis isolate EN_2023a chromosome 28, ASM2944872v1, whole genome shotgun sequence contains the following coding sequences:
- the LOC129826436 gene encoding LOW QUALITY PROTEIN: tuftelin-interacting protein 11-like (The sequence of the model RefSeq protein was modified relative to this genomic sequence to represent the inferred CDS: inserted 1 base in 1 codon) → MASWTDHTDTRWRTGSGQALCLGELLINPHQQQIETFNWVLDWVGMLSPSSLVSLLDKHFFPKWLQVLCSWLSNIPNYEEITKWYLGWMSMFSDAVLAQPLIKDKWGYMQPGARENIVYITHTERRKDFQYEALQERRDTESVXIGASLSTNFKVFIQTKAEENNIVFMPLVVKRHEGKQLYTFGRIIIYIGREDLGPYRVSSIWPSDGVREEGAITPLWHPPLLLHQRSLEFVIGNHE, encoded by the exons ATGGCAAGCTGGACGGACCACACAGACACCCGCTGGAGAACTGGCTCAGGTCAAG CTCTGTGTCTGGGGGAGCTGTTAATAAATCCACACCAGCAGCAGATAGAGACATTCAATTGGGTGTTAGACTGGGTGGGGATGCTGTCTCCCTCAAGCCTCGTATCACTGCTGGACAAACACTTCTTCCCCAAGTGGCTACAG gtGCTGTGTTCGTGGCTCAGTAACATTCCTAACTATGAGGAGATTACTAAGTGGTACCTGGGCTGGATGTCCATGTTCAGTGATGCTGTTCTGGCTCAGCCACTCATAAAGGACAA GTGGGGGTACATGCAGCCTGGTGCCCGTGAGAACATAGTgtatatcacacacacagagcgtCGTAAGGACTTCCAGTACGAGGCTTTGCAAGAGCGTCGGGACACTGAGAGCG GCATCGGTGCCAGCCTGTCCACCAACTTCAAAGTCTTTATCCAGACCAAGgctgaggagaacaacattgtctTCATGCCGCTGGTTGTCAAACGCCACGAGGGCAAACAGCTGTACACCTTCGGACGCATCATCATCTACATCGGGAGAGAAGACCTGGGTCCCTACAGAGTCTCATCGATATGGCCAAGTGATGGAGTAAGAGAGGAGGGTGCCATAACTCCCCTATGGCACCCTCCTCTCTTACTCCATCAGAGGTCACTGGAATTTGTCATTGGGAACCATGAATAA